One genomic window of Aquisalimonas sp. 2447 includes the following:
- a CDS encoding TetR/AcrR family transcriptional regulator: protein MTEHHALTGSNDTPGERPRQHTRESVREAAFRLFGRHGYDGVSIDTIARAVGLSKGALYWHFDGKEALFNECLATLSELFRDHLVGPMEQARTPRERLDCFFQGIASLSESDAVAEGIAGYWQEPYNEAMSRCFREHLEGLEESIRRPLQAALQPGESRGALHPVADAETSSETLMALMEAMILPLRRRTPALRRAIIEDLRTTMLRAYAE from the coding sequence ATGACAGAACACCATGCCCTGACCGGCTCCAACGACACCCCGGGAGAGCGCCCCAGGCAGCATACCCGCGAATCCGTGCGCGAAGCCGCGTTCCGGCTGTTCGGGCGCCACGGCTACGACGGCGTCTCCATCGATACCATCGCCCGCGCTGTGGGCCTCAGCAAGGGAGCCCTCTACTGGCACTTCGACGGCAAGGAAGCACTTTTCAATGAGTGTCTCGCCACCTTGAGCGAGCTCTTCCGCGACCATCTCGTTGGCCCCATGGAACAGGCCAGAACGCCCCGCGAACGGCTGGACTGCTTCTTCCAGGGGATTGCGTCGCTGAGTGAATCCGACGCCGTTGCCGAAGGCATTGCCGGTTACTGGCAGGAGCCCTACAACGAGGCCATGAGCCGCTGTTTCCGCGAGCATCTGGAAGGCCTGGAGGAGTCCATCCGCCGGCCGCTGCAGGCAGCCCTGCAACCTGGCGAGAGCCGCGGCGCGCTACACCCGGTGGCGGACGCCGAAACCAGCAGTGAGACGCTCATGGCGCTCATGGAAGCGATGATCCTGCCGCTGCGCCGGCGCACGCCTGCCCTGCGACGCGCGATCATCGAAGATCTGCGCACCACCATGCTTCGGGCCTACGCGGAATGA
- a CDS encoding ABC transporter ATP-binding protein, with protein sequence MIELTGIDRAFLEGGQRRVVLDGFSERIADGERLALVGRSGVGKSTLLNLIGGMDLPDSGTIRIGDTNLTALNERDRTLFRRHHIGFVFQFFNLIPTLTVAENLHMPLEMTGGLDADGRARAAGLLRRVGLADRADAFPDALSGGEQQRIAIARALVHRPRLLLADEPTGTLDAATAETVLGLLDELTGDGQVTVVLVTHSMDVARRMDRILHLGGEQA encoded by the coding sequence ATGATTGAGCTGACAGGCATCGACCGGGCGTTTCTCGAGGGTGGCCAGCGCCGCGTGGTACTGGACGGTTTCAGCGAGCGGATCGCCGACGGCGAACGCCTGGCCCTGGTGGGGCGCAGCGGCGTGGGCAAGTCCACCCTGCTGAATCTCATCGGCGGCATGGATCTGCCCGATTCCGGCACCATCCGCATCGGTGATACCAATCTGACCGCGTTGAACGAGCGTGACCGGACACTCTTCCGCCGCCACCACATCGGCTTCGTGTTCCAGTTCTTCAACCTGATTCCGACCTTGACCGTGGCGGAGAACCTGCACATGCCCCTGGAGATGACCGGCGGCCTGGATGCGGACGGCCGTGCGCGCGCCGCCGGACTCCTCCGGCGGGTGGGTCTGGCGGACCGCGCCGATGCCTTTCCGGATGCCCTCTCCGGGGGTGAGCAGCAGCGTATCGCCATCGCGCGTGCGCTGGTACACCGGCCGCGCCTGCTGCTGGCCGACGAGCCAACGGGTACCCTGGACGCCGCCACGGCAGAGACGGTGCTGGGCCTGCTGGACGAACTCACCGGTGACGGGCAGGTGACGGTGGTACTGGTCACCCACAGCATGGATGTGGCCCGGCGCATGGACCGCATTCTTCACCTGGGCGGCGAGCAGGCCTGA
- a CDS encoding FtsX-like permease family protein, which translates to MAAGLPRSLMLRASIRYLARHPWQLGLALLGVAIGVAVVVAVDLANQSASRAFSLSTDALTGQTTHQVVGGPQGIPETWYVELRRDHGIRPAAPVVEGFVRLPGDDQRSLRVLGVDVFAETGVRPALGAVSGLVDAGDLLARPGGAVMLAEDLWLLELEPGDRLTVRHGGRDQELRILAGLEPARELEAVGLQDVIIMDVSAAQELLGRAGRLDRVDLVLSDEQVATVEALLPSGARLAEADQRAAALEQMTDAFQLNLQAFSLLALVVGAFLIYNTMTFSVVQRRQLMGMLRATGTTRGELFRVILLEAAVIGLVGTMLGLALGITLATVLVDLVTRTINDLYFVLSVRELSVAPESLVRGMLLGVGMTVVAALAPAREATAIPPRAALSRSYLERRRLRWLPGLSLAGLVLAALGTLLLGATERGLLAPFAGLFALIIGAALLVPPLLWLVTRLLAPVLAALGGFLGRMTARGVAASLSRTGVAAAALMVAVSAVIGVGVMVDSFRATFADWLDATLHADIYISVPGGGAMEPDQRQRLEAVEGIELVTRSRFVRVGADDHEARLRVFEIPPPAEDGFSFRAGDPESAWAAYREDGAVFITEPYAWHRELDVGDRVLLDTGEGPREFPVAAVLYDYGTSEGAVIMARATYDRYWDDPAIDSIGVFAAPGVATDTLRERLQQAAADGQHLDFRSSRELRELSLEIFDQTFTITQVLRILAILVAVTGVLSALLALALERAREYAVLRASGMTPRELGVLVTGQNVLVGLLSGLFAIPLGVGLAAALILVINQRSFGWSMDLTVDPWILAQAVAFAMVAAVVAGLYPAWRMARTSPGRALREE; encoded by the coding sequence ATGGCGGCGGGGTTGCCGCGTTCCCTGATGCTGCGCGCCAGTATCCGTTATCTGGCGCGCCATCCCTGGCAACTGGGTCTGGCGCTGCTGGGCGTCGCCATCGGCGTGGCCGTGGTGGTGGCGGTGGATCTCGCCAACCAGAGCGCCTCCCGTGCCTTCAGTCTGTCCACCGATGCCTTGACGGGCCAGACCACGCACCAGGTGGTGGGCGGTCCCCAGGGCATCCCCGAGACGTGGTACGTGGAACTGCGGCGCGATCACGGCATTCGCCCGGCGGCCCCGGTGGTGGAAGGCTTCGTGCGTCTGCCCGGCGATGATCAGCGGAGCCTGCGGGTGCTGGGTGTGGACGTGTTCGCTGAAACCGGTGTGCGCCCGGCCTTGGGGGCGGTGTCCGGGCTGGTGGATGCCGGCGACCTTCTGGCACGCCCCGGCGGTGCCGTCATGTTGGCCGAGGATCTGTGGTTGCTGGAGCTTGAGCCCGGCGACCGGCTGACCGTGCGCCATGGCGGACGGGATCAAGAGCTGCGCATCCTGGCTGGCCTGGAGCCTGCCCGGGAGCTGGAGGCAGTGGGTCTCCAGGACGTGATCATCATGGACGTGTCCGCGGCTCAGGAGCTTCTGGGGCGGGCCGGACGGCTCGACCGGGTGGATCTGGTGCTCAGCGACGAGCAGGTGGCCACCGTGGAGGCGTTGCTGCCATCGGGGGCCCGGCTCGCGGAAGCCGATCAGCGCGCCGCCGCGCTGGAGCAGATGACCGATGCCTTCCAGCTCAACCTCCAGGCCTTCAGCCTGCTGGCGCTGGTGGTCGGCGCCTTCCTGATCTACAACACCATGACCTTCTCGGTGGTCCAGCGCCGCCAACTCATGGGCATGCTGCGCGCCACCGGCACTACCCGGGGCGAGCTGTTCCGGGTGATCCTGCTGGAGGCGGCCGTCATCGGCCTGGTGGGTACCATGCTGGGACTGGCGCTGGGCATTACCCTGGCCACGGTGCTGGTTGATCTGGTGACCCGGACCATCAACGACCTGTATTTCGTTCTCTCCGTCCGCGAGCTCAGTGTGGCACCAGAGTCCCTGGTGCGGGGCATGCTGCTGGGCGTGGGCATGACGGTGGTGGCGGCGCTGGCGCCGGCGCGGGAGGCCACCGCCATTCCGCCCCGGGCGGCGCTGAGTCGGTCATACCTGGAGCGGCGCCGGCTGCGCTGGTTGCCGGGGCTGAGCCTGGCCGGACTGGTGCTGGCTGCGCTCGGCACCTTGCTTCTTGGCGCCACCGAGCGGGGGCTGCTGGCGCCCTTCGCCGGCCTGTTCGCGCTGATCATCGGCGCGGCCCTGCTGGTGCCGCCACTGCTGTGGCTGGTCACTCGTCTCCTGGCTCCGGTGCTGGCTGCCCTGGGCGGTTTCCTTGGCCGCATGACCGCCCGCGGTGTCGCCGCGAGTCTGTCGCGCACGGGGGTTGCCGCTGCGGCCCTGATGGTGGCGGTGTCGGCCGTGATCGGGGTCGGCGTCATGGTGGACAGTTTCCGCGCGACGTTCGCCGACTGGCTGGATGCCACGCTGCATGCCGACATCTACATTTCCGTGCCCGGGGGCGGCGCGATGGAACCGGACCAGCGCCAGCGGCTGGAGGCCGTGGAGGGCATCGAACTGGTGACCCGCTCCCGGTTCGTGCGCGTGGGTGCCGATGATCACGAGGCGCGGCTGCGGGTGTTCGAGATTCCGCCGCCAGCGGAGGACGGTTTCAGTTTCCGCGCCGGTGACCCGGAATCCGCCTGGGCGGCCTACCGGGAGGATGGCGCAGTGTTCATCACCGAACCCTATGCCTGGCACCGGGAGCTCGACGTGGGGGATCGCGTGCTTCTGGACACCGGCGAAGGCCCCCGGGAGTTCCCGGTGGCGGCGGTGCTTTATGACTACGGTACCTCCGAGGGCGCGGTGATCATGGCGCGGGCGACGTATGACCGCTACTGGGATGACCCGGCCATCGACAGTATCGGCGTGTTCGCAGCACCGGGGGTGGCGACGGACACCCTGCGGGAGCGGCTGCAGCAGGCCGCCGCCGACGGCCAGCACCTGGATTTCCGTTCCAGCCGCGAGCTGCGGGAGCTGTCGCTGGAGATCTTCGATCAGACCTTCACCATCACCCAGGTGCTGCGCATCCTGGCCATTCTGGTGGCGGTGACCGGGGTGCTCAGCGCACTGCTGGCACTGGCCCTGGAGCGTGCCCGGGAGTACGCGGTGCTGCGCGCCAGCGGCATGACCCCGCGGGAGCTCGGCGTGCTGGTGACCGGTCAGAACGTGCTGGTCGGGCTGCTCAGCGGCCTGTTCGCCATTCCCCTGGGGGTGGGTCTGGCGGCGGCCCTGATTCTGGTGATCAATCAGCGCTCCTTCGGCTGGTCCATGGACCTGACGGTGGATCCCTGGATCCTCGCCCAGGCGGTGGCGTTTGCGATGGTTGCGGCGGTCGTGGCGGGGCTCTATCCGGCCTGGCGCATGGCGCGAACATCCCCCGGCCGGGCCCTGCGGGAGGAGTAG
- a CDS encoding SDR family oxidoreductase — translation MASTIVLTGANRGIGLELARQWQTRGETVIAVCRCPSEELRALGVRIIDGIDVSDDASLRRLRKELDGTRVDVLYNNAGILRDEHLDAMDYDQIREQFEINTLGPLRVTTALLDRMAEGGRVGLMTSRMGSIADNDSGGRYGYRMSKAALNAAGKSLALDLQPLGIAVAILHPGYVRTEMTGHRGQITPAEAAERLIQRMDELGLENTGTFWHSDGTVLPW, via the coding sequence ATGGCCAGCACCATCGTTCTCACCGGCGCCAACCGCGGCATAGGCCTTGAACTCGCCCGTCAGTGGCAGACCCGCGGCGAGACGGTGATCGCTGTCTGTCGCTGTCCGTCCGAGGAGTTACGGGCCTTGGGCGTCCGCATCATCGACGGCATCGACGTCAGCGATGACGCCAGTCTCCGGCGCCTGCGCAAGGAACTTGACGGCACCCGCGTAGACGTCCTCTACAACAATGCGGGCATCCTCCGGGACGAACACCTGGACGCCATGGACTACGACCAGATCCGGGAGCAGTTCGAGATCAACACCCTGGGGCCCCTGCGGGTGACGACCGCACTGCTGGACCGTATGGCGGAGGGCGGACGCGTCGGCCTGATGACCTCGCGCATGGGCTCCATTGCCGACAACGACTCCGGCGGGCGCTACGGCTACCGCATGAGCAAGGCGGCACTGAATGCCGCCGGCAAGTCCCTGGCTCTCGACCTGCAGCCCCTCGGCATTGCCGTGGCCATCCTGCATCCCGGCTACGTGCGCACGGAGATGACCGGACACCGGGGCCAGATCACGCCGGCGGAAGCCGCAGAGCGGCTGATTCAGCGCATGGACGAGCTCGGCCTGGAGAACACCGGCACCTTCTGGCACTCCGACGGCACGGTACTGCCCTGGTAG
- a CDS encoding isocitrate/isopropylmalate dehydrogenase family protein, with amino-acid sequence MWNRDGGRRRQWRVAVLPGDGIGPEVMAVTLKALRALSEQGGPDMALEELPWPSHQWHRQNGQMMPDDWKETLAGYDAILLGALGDPGPTSDPQRYLLSDAVSLAPLLDIRKGFDQWACERPAILLEGAPKYLADERARDLDMLVIRENSEGEYVGQGGRLAPGTAREVATQMEVFTRAGAERIFRHAFERAAARAAEREAGTRRNREFPLPGGGTARAQVCLVTKRNALRYWGEMYTEVFAEVAADYPGIATHHELVDAACMKFVMSPWQFDVVVASNLQGDILTDLAAVLSGGMGVAPSCNLNPADRRQPPMFEPTHGSAPDIAGHNLAGPQAMLLTGAMLLDWMGEEEPRAATAARRLREAVESDLQVHGTMQRETTAIGDAVLAALA; translated from the coding sequence ATGTGGAACCGCGATGGCGGACGGCGCAGGCAGTGGCGTGTCGCCGTGCTGCCCGGTGACGGGATCGGCCCGGAAGTCATGGCCGTGACGCTCAAGGCGTTGCGGGCGCTTTCGGAGCAGGGCGGGCCGGACATGGCCCTGGAAGAGCTGCCGTGGCCGTCCCATCAGTGGCATCGGCAAAACGGCCAGATGATGCCCGACGATTGGAAGGAGACCCTGGCCGGCTACGATGCCATCCTGCTGGGCGCTCTGGGGGATCCCGGTCCCACCAGTGATCCCCAGCGCTACCTGCTCTCCGATGCCGTCTCGCTGGCTCCGCTGCTTGATATCCGCAAGGGCTTCGATCAATGGGCCTGCGAGCGCCCGGCCATCCTCCTTGAGGGCGCGCCGAAGTACCTGGCGGACGAGCGCGCGCGGGATCTCGACATGCTGGTGATCCGGGAGAACAGCGAGGGCGAGTACGTTGGTCAGGGTGGACGTCTGGCGCCGGGCACGGCGCGGGAAGTCGCCACGCAGATGGAGGTGTTCACCCGGGCCGGTGCCGAGCGCATCTTCCGCCACGCCTTCGAGCGTGCCGCGGCCCGGGCCGCCGAGCGTGAGGCAGGCACACGCCGCAACCGCGAGTTTCCCCTGCCCGGTGGTGGCACGGCACGCGCCCAGGTGTGCCTGGTTACCAAGCGCAACGCCCTGCGTTACTGGGGCGAGATGTACACCGAGGTGTTCGCGGAGGTGGCTGCCGATTACCCCGGTATTGCCACCCACCACGAGCTGGTGGATGCCGCCTGCATGAAATTCGTCATGAGCCCCTGGCAGTTCGACGTGGTGGTTGCCAGCAATCTGCAGGGCGACATACTCACCGATCTTGCCGCGGTGCTCAGCGGCGGTATGGGCGTCGCCCCGTCCTGCAATCTGAATCCGGCAGACCGGCGTCAGCCGCCGATGTTCGAGCCCACCCACGGTAGCGCTCCGGACATTGCCGGGCACAACCTGGCCGGTCCTCAGGCAATGCTCCTCACCGGTGCCATGCTGCTGGACTGGATGGGCGAAGAGGAGCCACGGGCGGCGACGGCGGCCCGGCGGCTGCGCGAGGCAGTGGAGTCCGACCTGCAGGTGCACGGCACCATGCAACGGGAGACCACCGCCATCGGCGACGCGGTGCTTGCCGCCCTGGCCTGA
- a CDS encoding GNAT family N-acetyltransferase — translation MTQSLLFPMPWSDEPVIRRLWSGERTLWREHLLRLDAQARRDRFAGLVSDAFIRRYCDEADPFTQELFGAFVDGELRAVGEFALLDRDWPRRAELAFSVEGPWQNQGLGSTLFRRLLVHARNLSVSRAFIISEPGNARMHRIARKHGMTLTLDADEIAGRLELVGPSYFSVMEEVVEEGVAFWRQTPDLRTISLGR, via the coding sequence ATGACGCAGTCCCTGCTTTTCCCGATGCCCTGGAGCGACGAACCGGTGATTCGCCGGTTGTGGTCCGGTGAGCGCACGCTCTGGCGCGAACATCTCCTCCGGCTCGACGCGCAGGCGCGCCGGGACCGCTTCGCGGGCCTGGTCAGCGATGCGTTCATCCGGCGTTACTGCGACGAGGCCGACCCCTTCACTCAGGAGCTCTTCGGCGCCTTCGTGGACGGTGAGCTACGAGCGGTGGGCGAGTTTGCCCTGCTGGATCGCGACTGGCCCCGTCGCGCCGAGCTGGCTTTCAGCGTCGAGGGACCGTGGCAGAACCAGGGCCTGGGCAGTACTCTGTTCCGCCGACTGCTGGTGCACGCCCGCAACCTCTCCGTCAGCCGCGCCTTCATCATCTCCGAGCCGGGTAACGCGCGCATGCACCGCATTGCCCGCAAGCACGGCATGACGCTGACGCTGGACGCGGACGAGATCGCCGGTCGACTGGAACTGGTGGGGCCGTCGTACTTCTCGGTGATGGAGGAGGTGGTGGAAGAGGGCGTTGCGTTCTGGCGGCAGACGCCGGATCTGCGCACGATCAGCCTCGGCCGCTGA
- a CDS encoding lipocalin-like domain-containing protein, producing MTNVQHGSRLQRALTGRRGAVRLLAATILVVLLALWYLDERTTDPQSGEAFDVTGALAGEDVAEGFARVTGPEPLRFPEDHLPHPEYRHEWWYVTGNVEDDTGRHFGFQVTLFRFTLAPDMPERESALATDQLWMAHLAVTDTEAGDFHHRERFVRGAAGLAGSSADPFRIHAEDWVMASDDEAMMPLTLDFPATDLGLSIRLEPRKPLVLQGEEGYSRKGPEPGNASRYYSYTRLAAEGHIDIADRRYAVSGDAWMDREWGTSTLSEDQVGWDWFSVQLDDGRDIMFYHLRREDGTIDPLSKGLLVDAAGESRVLERDDVELEARRYWQSPQGGEYPVAWRMRIADEDLDLELEAVLDHQELDGVFRYWEGAIQVHGHQGPDGRGYAELTGYAP from the coding sequence ATGACCAATGTGCAGCATGGCTCCCGTCTGCAACGCGCCCTCACCGGGCGGCGCGGCGCCGTGCGGCTGCTGGCGGCGACGATCCTCGTGGTGCTGCTGGCGCTGTGGTACCTGGACGAGCGGACCACCGATCCGCAGTCGGGGGAGGCGTTCGATGTGACCGGCGCGCTGGCCGGCGAGGACGTCGCCGAAGGCTTCGCCCGGGTCACCGGACCCGAGCCGCTGCGTTTTCCGGAGGACCATCTGCCGCACCCCGAGTACCGCCACGAGTGGTGGTATGTCACCGGCAACGTCGAGGATGACACCGGGCGTCACTTCGGTTTCCAGGTGACGCTGTTCCGGTTCACTCTGGCGCCGGACATGCCGGAGCGTGAATCCGCCCTGGCCACCGACCAGCTCTGGATGGCGCATCTCGCCGTCACCGACACCGAGGCCGGCGACTTTCATCACCGGGAGCGGTTCGTGCGCGGCGCCGCCGGGCTGGCCGGCAGCAGCGCCGACCCGTTCCGCATCCATGCCGAGGACTGGGTGATGGCCAGCGACGACGAGGCCATGATGCCTTTGACCCTGGATTTTCCCGCCACTGACCTGGGGCTTTCCATCCGCCTGGAACCGCGCAAACCGCTGGTCCTGCAGGGCGAGGAGGGGTACAGCCGCAAGGGCCCCGAGCCGGGCAACGCCTCACGCTATTACTCGTACACGCGCCTGGCCGCCGAAGGCCATATCGACATCGCGGACCGCCGGTATGCCGTGTCGGGCGATGCCTGGATGGACCGGGAATGGGGGACCAGCACCCTCAGCGAGGACCAGGTGGGCTGGGACTGGTTCTCGGTGCAGCTCGATGATGGCCGCGACATCATGTTCTACCACCTGCGCCGCGAGGATGGCACCATCGATCCGCTCAGCAAGGGACTGCTGGTGGATGCCGCGGGTGAGTCTCGGGTGCTGGAGCGCGACGATGTGGAACTGGAAGCGCGGCGGTACTGGCAAAGCCCGCAGGGCGGCGAGTACCCGGTGGCCTGGCGCATGCGCATTGCCGACGAGGATCTGGATCTTGAACTGGAGGCGGTGCTTGACCATCAGGAACTGGACGGCGTGTTCCGCTACTGGGAAGGAGCCATCCAGGTGCACGGCCACCAGGGACCCGATGGCCGCGGCTACGCGGAGCTCACCGGTTACGCGCCTTGA
- the gshA gene encoding glutamate--cysteine ligase, translating into MIRNAEKRLAGLLNTHQRGLLRGSLKGLEKESLRVDRDGHIAQTPHPAALGSSLTHPWITTDYSEALLEFVTPPVQEISGVLTFLEDVHTFTYQNIGDELLWATSMPCIVGGDASIPIAWYGESNVGWMKHVYRRGLDWRYGRAMQAISGIHFNYSFSDEFWAVLQEQEGDRRDRQTFVSDAYFRLIRNFQRYGWLVPFLFGASPAVCKSFTGGTNVDFQEFDAYTFYEPFGTSLRMSDIGYKNNAQAALSISFNDLDSYVGSLERAIFTEDEEWARIGTRVDGEWRQLNTNTLQIENEYYSFVRPKAVARSGERPSRALHRAGVEYIEIRALDLDPFAPVGVVDSQLHFLEALLVYCLLEDSPPISAREQCSINHNQGQVARYGRDPELVLDNGGRQVHLRDWAAEICSDLECIAELLDQTRDDTPYGDAVRLYRESVRDTERTPSARILASMRAGNENFIEFAMRQSRRHEQAFKNHPLSQAVRHRFEEAGRASLAEQTAIERAETISFDEYLARYFDQSDVAAS; encoded by the coding sequence ATGATCCGAAATGCTGAGAAACGACTGGCCGGTCTCCTGAACACGCACCAGCGGGGACTCCTCAGAGGCAGCCTGAAAGGCCTGGAAAAGGAGAGTCTGCGCGTGGACCGCGACGGCCACATCGCGCAGACACCGCACCCGGCGGCTCTGGGTTCCAGCCTGACCCATCCCTGGATCACCACGGATTACTCCGAGGCCCTGCTGGAGTTCGTCACCCCACCGGTGCAGGAGATCAGCGGGGTACTGACGTTTCTCGAGGACGTGCACACGTTCACTTACCAGAACATCGGCGATGAACTGCTGTGGGCCACCAGCATGCCCTGCATCGTGGGCGGTGACGCCAGCATCCCCATCGCCTGGTACGGCGAATCCAACGTCGGCTGGATGAAACACGTCTACCGCCGCGGGCTCGACTGGCGCTACGGTCGCGCCATGCAGGCCATCTCCGGCATCCACTTCAATTACTCGTTCAGCGACGAATTCTGGGCGGTACTGCAGGAGCAAGAGGGTGACCGGCGCGACCGGCAGACCTTTGTCTCCGACGCATACTTCCGGCTGATCCGCAACTTCCAGCGCTACGGCTGGCTGGTACCGTTCCTGTTCGGTGCCTCGCCGGCGGTGTGCAAGTCGTTCACCGGCGGCACCAACGTCGATTTCCAGGAGTTCGACGCCTACACCTTCTACGAGCCCTTCGGCACCTCTCTGCGGATGAGTGACATCGGCTACAAGAACAATGCCCAGGCGGCGCTGAGCATCTCCTTCAACGACCTCGATTCCTACGTCGGCAGCCTGGAACGGGCCATCTTCACGGAAGACGAGGAATGGGCGCGTATTGGCACCCGGGTGGACGGCGAGTGGCGGCAGCTGAACACCAATACCCTGCAGATCGAGAACGAGTACTACAGCTTCGTGCGGCCGAAGGCGGTGGCCCGCTCCGGTGAACGGCCGTCCCGGGCACTGCACAGGGCCGGCGTGGAATACATCGAGATCCGCGCCCTGGACCTGGACCCGTTCGCGCCGGTGGGCGTGGTGGACAGTCAGCTGCACTTCCTGGAAGCGCTGCTGGTCTACTGCCTGCTGGAAGACAGTCCGCCGATCTCCGCCCGCGAGCAGTGCAGCATCAACCACAACCAGGGTCAGGTGGCGCGCTACGGGCGCGACCCGGAACTGGTCCTGGACAACGGTGGCCGCCAGGTCCACCTGCGCGACTGGGCCGCTGAGATCTGCAGCGATCTGGAGTGCATTGCCGAGCTGCTGGATCAGACCCGGGACGACACCCCCTACGGCGACGCCGTGCGCCTTTACCGCGAGAGCGTCCGCGACACCGAACGCACCCCTTCGGCCCGGATACTCGCCAGCATGCGCGCCGGCAACGAGAACTTCATCGAGTTCGCCATGCGCCAGTCCCGCCGCCACGAACAGGCATTCAAGAATCACCCGCTGTCACAGGCGGTCAGGCACCGCTTCGAGGAGGCCGGCCGTGCCTCACTTGCGGAACAGACCGCCATCGAGCGGGCGGAAACCATCAGTTTCGACGAGTACCTGGCCCGATACTTCGATCAGTCGGACGTGGCGGCCAGCTAG
- a CDS encoding NAD(P)H-quinone oxidoreductase, whose product MKAWTITKAGAPDVLEWQDAPTPEMGPSDVRVRVHAAGLNRADLLQRQGLYPAPAGASQDVPGLEYAGVVDAVGSNVQGRRPGDRVMGLIGGGAYAEQLVVHERETLTVPDTISLTDAAAIPEAFLTAYRALFLEGGLQPGGWCLIRAATSGIGIAGMQLARAFGARTVGTSRSVQRLEQVRHWGLDVAHAEEQGPLLETIRQHTGEGVNVILDLVGGGGQLRENMECLRPEGTQVVVGLMAGREDDINMGMLLFKRLTLRAMTMRSLPVERRIALAQLFSDRLAPFFAEGRLKPVVDTVLPFDQAPEAHQRMEAGEHTGKIVLTTET is encoded by the coding sequence ATGAAAGCGTGGACCATTACCAAAGCCGGGGCGCCCGACGTGCTGGAGTGGCAGGACGCGCCAACCCCGGAGATGGGACCCAGCGACGTGCGGGTGCGCGTGCATGCAGCCGGCCTCAATCGGGCGGACCTGCTTCAGCGCCAGGGCCTCTACCCGGCCCCCGCCGGGGCCAGCCAGGACGTTCCGGGGCTGGAGTACGCCGGTGTCGTTGACGCCGTGGGCAGCAACGTCCAGGGACGTCGCCCGGGGGATCGCGTCATGGGCCTCATCGGCGGTGGCGCGTACGCCGAGCAGCTGGTGGTCCACGAACGCGAGACCCTGACTGTTCCCGACACCATTTCCCTGACCGATGCGGCGGCCATTCCCGAGGCCTTCCTTACCGCCTACCGCGCGTTGTTCCTGGAGGGAGGGCTGCAACCCGGCGGCTGGTGCCTGATCCGCGCCGCCACCTCCGGGATCGGCATCGCGGGCATGCAACTGGCACGGGCCTTCGGCGCCCGCACGGTGGGCACGAGCCGCAGTGTCCAGCGCCTGGAGCAGGTGCGTCACTGGGGGCTGGACGTCGCCCATGCCGAGGAGCAAGGGCCGCTACTGGAGACGATTCGCCAGCACACCGGCGAAGGGGTCAACGTGATCCTCGACCTGGTGGGCGGCGGCGGTCAGCTGCGTGAGAACATGGAGTGCCTGCGCCCGGAAGGGACCCAGGTGGTTGTTGGCCTGATGGCGGGCCGGGAGGACGACATCAACATGGGCATGCTGCTGTTCAAGCGGCTGACGCTGCGCGCCATGACCATGCGCTCCCTGCCCGTGGAGCGACGCATCGCCCTGGCACAGCTCTTCAGCGACCGGTTGGCGCCCTTCTTCGCCGAAGGCCGTCTGAAGCCGGTGGTGGATACGGTGCTGCCCTTCGATCAGGCCCCTGAGGCGCATCAGCGCATGGAGGCCGGCGAGCACACCGGCAAGATCGTGCTGACCACCGAGACCTGA
- the sufT gene encoding putative Fe-S cluster assembly protein SufT, with the protein MYSPGGEPVIFNRDCDAVVIPAGDSGTIPEGVEGVITQALGGSYTVYIQGNLFRIAGVDADAIGKEPTPLPELPDGASDQDVENLVWDQMHTCFDPEIPIDIVELGLVYHCEIRRLDENRRQVDIQMTLTAPGCGMGDIIASDVKHKVELVPTIERCNVDLVFDPPWSAEMMTDAAKLQTGML; encoded by the coding sequence ATGTACAGCCCAGGCGGCGAACCCGTCATTTTCAACCGCGACTGCGATGCGGTGGTCATCCCGGCGGGCGACTCCGGAACCATCCCGGAAGGCGTCGAAGGTGTCATCACGCAGGCGCTGGGTGGCAGCTACACGGTGTACATCCAGGGCAATCTGTTCCGGATTGCGGGGGTGGACGCAGACGCCATCGGCAAGGAGCCGACACCGCTGCCGGAGCTGCCGGATGGCGCCTCCGATCAGGACGTTGAGAACCTGGTGTGGGACCAGATGCACACCTGCTTCGACCCGGAGATTCCCATCGACATCGTCGAACTGGGGCTGGTCTACCACTGCGAGATTCGCCGGCTCGACGAGAACCGGCGCCAGGTGGACATTCAGATGACTCTCACCGCCCCCGGTTGCGGCATGGGCGACATCATCGCCAGCGACGTCAAGCACAAGGTGGAACTGGTGCCCACGATTGAACGCTGCAACGTGGACCTGGTGTTCGATCCGCCCTGGTCCGCGGAAATGATGACCGACGCGGCCAAGCTGCAGACCGGGATGCTCTGA